Proteins encoded within one genomic window of Polaribacter sp. NJDZ03:
- a CDS encoding DUF4202 domain-containing protein, producing the protein MKPTRFETAIALIDKKNAEDPNTYQVSGLEYPKELLYSQRMTRKLLQFDSNASKALQISVRGHHICRWKIGRKEYPMDRVGYLKWREELKKMHASTTGEILEQVGFDEQFVDRVEKIILKKLIKKNEESQTLEDVICLVFLDYYFDEFAAKHTDEKIIDILKKTWVKMSDNGHAAALKIPFSEKSLALVKQAIS; encoded by the coding sequence ATGAAGCCAACAAGATTTGAAACTGCCATTGCATTAATAGATAAAAAAAATGCAGAAGACCCAAACACCTATCAAGTTTCTGGATTAGAGTATCCTAAAGAGTTATTGTACTCGCAAAGGATGACGAGAAAGTTGCTTCAGTTTGACTCTAATGCATCAAAGGCACTTCAGATTTCTGTAAGAGGTCATCATATTTGTCGTTGGAAAATTGGTAGAAAAGAATATCCAATGGATAGAGTTGGATATTTAAAATGGCGTGAAGAATTAAAAAAGATGCATGCAAGTACTACCGGAGAAATTCTAGAACAAGTTGGTTTTGATGAACAATTTGTAGACAGAGTAGAAAAAATTATCTTAAAAAAACTCATAAAGAAAAACGAAGAATCTCAAACTTTAGAAGACGTTATTTGTCTGGTTTTTCTAGATTATTATTTTGATGAATTTGCAGCAAAACATACCGATGAAAAAATTATCGATATTTTAAAGAAAACATGGGTAAAAATGTCTGACAATGGACATGCAGCTGCCTTAAAAATTCCATTTTCAGAAAAAAGTTTGGCCTTGGTAAAACAAGCTATTTCATAA
- the nirD gene encoding nitrite reductase small subunit NirD, which produces MDTLLLKYKTVKEADVKVWFKAASVSAFPKDGGACVKYKDLQIAVFNFSRLGKWYACQNLSPEKQENVLSRGMLGDHKGIPKIACPLHKKTFSLETGENLNADLAPIAVYPIKIEAENVYIGFSE; this is translated from the coding sequence ATGGACACATTACTTTTAAAATACAAAACAGTAAAAGAAGCAGATGTAAAAGTTTGGTTTAAAGCAGCATCAGTTAGTGCATTTCCAAAAGATGGTGGCGCCTGTGTAAAGTATAAAGACTTACAAATTGCAGTTTTCAATTTTTCGAGATTAGGTAAATGGTATGCTTGTCAGAATTTATCACCAGAAAAGCAAGAAAACGTATTGTCTAGAGGTATGTTAGGCGATCATAAAGGGATTCCTAAAATTGCGTGTCCGTTGCATAAAAAAACGTTTTCATTAGAAACGGGCGAAAATTTAAATGCAGATTTAGCACCTATTGCTGTGTATCCTATTAAGATTGAAGCAGAAAATGTGTATATTGGCTTCTCAGAATAG
- the nirB gene encoding nitrite reductase large subunit NirB: MKTVIVVGNGMVGYKFCEKFAATPESKNFKVIVFGEEPRPAYDRVHLSEFFENQDAKALEMAPAEWYKENGIDLVVNERVSDIQRETKTIITAKNRVLNYDYLVLATGSSAFVPPIKGVEKEGVFVYRTIEDLEGMLAYAAKLKEKNPNARAAVLGGGLLGLEAGKAVMDMGLEPHIVEFAPKLMPRQLDARSSKVLQLKLESIGLNIHLSKATNQILGDDAITGMEFGEDDVLDVEMLVVSAGIRPRDELGKTSGLEMGVRGGIVVNNKMQTSDENIFAIGEVALYNQMIYGLVAPGYDMAGVAVNQIIGNTEELMPAEIDMSTKLKLIGVDVASFGEPFMPASKGHSVIFENKTQHLYKRINVSLDGKSLLGGILVGDASDYNMLHQVFLNGMAIPEDAAQLILPATEGGAFGSALDLPDTAQICSCENVTKGQICGAIKDGSCEDLAGVISSTKASTSCGGCKPMVTDLVNETLKSLGKTVKNVICEHFEYSRQELYGIIKAKKLTSFNEALDTCGTGHGCETCKPLVSSIFASLYNDTPNKEDVTQDTNDKFLANIQRNGTYSVVPRIAGGEITPEGLIVLGTIGAKYNLYTKITGGARIDFFGAELNDLPAIWKELIAAGFESGHAYGKSLRTVKSCVGSTWCRYGLDESITFAIELENRYKGLRSPHKIKGGVSGCIRECAEARGKDFGIIAVEGGWNLYVGGNGGATPRHAQLLAEKIDNETVIKYLDRYLIYYIQTAAPLMRTAAWLDKLEGGIEQLKKVVVEDSLNIVEDLEKEMQFLVDAYECEWKQAIENEETEKRFQHFVNSEDRDDNLVFVPLRDQKMPELWKN; this comes from the coding sequence ATGAAAACAGTTATAGTTGTCGGAAACGGAATGGTTGGTTATAAATTTTGTGAAAAATTTGCAGCAACTCCAGAAAGTAAAAATTTTAAAGTTATTGTTTTTGGTGAAGAGCCAAGACCTGCTTATGATAGAGTCCATTTAAGTGAGTTTTTCGAAAACCAAGATGCAAAAGCCTTAGAAATGGCACCTGCAGAATGGTACAAAGAAAACGGAATAGATTTAGTTGTTAACGAAAGAGTTTCTGATATACAAAGAGAAACAAAAACAATTATTACTGCAAAAAATAGAGTGCTTAATTACGATTACTTAGTTTTAGCTACAGGTTCTTCTGCTTTTGTTCCGCCAATTAAAGGCGTAGAAAAAGAAGGTGTTTTTGTATACAGAACCATCGAAGATTTAGAAGGAATGCTAGCGTATGCAGCAAAACTGAAAGAAAAAAATCCGAATGCAAGAGCTGCCGTTTTAGGTGGAGGATTGTTAGGTTTAGAAGCTGGTAAAGCGGTTATGGATATGGGTTTAGAACCTCATATTGTAGAGTTTGCGCCTAAATTAATGCCAAGACAATTAGATGCAAGAAGTAGTAAAGTATTGCAATTAAAATTAGAATCTATAGGATTAAATATACATTTAAGTAAAGCAACCAATCAGATTTTAGGAGACGATGCTATTACAGGAATGGAGTTTGGCGAAGACGATGTTTTAGATGTAGAAATGTTAGTGGTTTCTGCCGGAATTAGACCAAGAGACGAGCTTGGTAAAACTTCTGGTTTAGAAATGGGTGTTCGTGGCGGAATTGTAGTCAACAACAAAATGCAAACTTCCGACGAAAATATTTTTGCAATTGGAGAGGTTGCTTTGTACAATCAAATGATTTATGGTTTAGTTGCTCCTGGTTACGATATGGCGGGTGTTGCGGTGAATCAAATTATTGGAAATACAGAAGAGTTAATGCCTGCAGAAATAGATATGTCTACCAAATTAAAATTAATTGGTGTAGATGTAGCAAGTTTTGGAGAGCCTTTTATGCCAGCATCAAAAGGACATTCTGTTATTTTCGAAAACAAAACACAACATTTATATAAAAGAATTAACGTTAGTTTAGATGGTAAATCTTTATTAGGAGGAATCTTAGTAGGTGATGCATCCGACTATAATATGTTACATCAAGTATTTTTAAACGGAATGGCAATTCCAGAAGATGCAGCACAATTAATATTACCAGCAACAGAAGGCGGAGCTTTTGGTAGCGCATTAGATTTGCCAGACACAGCGCAAATTTGTTCTTGTGAAAATGTAACGAAAGGTCAGATTTGTGGCGCCATAAAAGATGGTTCTTGTGAGGATTTAGCCGGAGTTATATCATCAACAAAAGCAAGTACAAGTTGTGGTGGTTGTAAACCAATGGTTACAGATTTAGTAAACGAAACCTTAAAATCGTTAGGAAAAACGGTTAAAAATGTAATTTGTGAACATTTTGAATATAGCAGACAAGAATTATACGGAATTATAAAAGCTAAAAAACTGACTTCCTTTAACGAAGCGTTAGATACTTGTGGAACCGGACATGGTTGTGAAACGTGTAAGCCTTTGGTTTCTTCAATTTTTGCAAGTTTATATAATGACACGCCAAATAAAGAAGACGTTACCCAAGATACCAACGATAAATTTTTAGCCAACATTCAGCGTAACGGAACGTATTCTGTAGTGCCAAGAATTGCTGGTGGAGAAATTACACCAGAAGGTTTAATTGTTTTAGGTACAATTGGTGCTAAATATAATTTATACACAAAAATTACTGGTGGAGCGCGTATTGATTTCTTTGGTGCAGAATTAAACGATTTACCTGCCATTTGGAAAGAGTTAATTGCTGCTGGTTTTGAAAGCGGACATGCATACGGAAAATCTTTAAGAACGGTAAAAAGTTGTGTGGGTTCTACGTGGTGTCGTTATGGTTTAGATGAAAGTATCACGTTTGCCATCGAATTAGAAAACAGATATAAAGGGTTGCGTTCTCCGCATAAAATTAAAGGTGGTGTTTCTGGTTGTATTAGAGAATGTGCAGAAGCAAGAGGTAAAGATTTTGGAATTATAGCTGTAGAAGGTGGTTGGAATCTTTATGTTGGTGGAAATGGTGGAGCAACACCAAGACACGCACAGTTATTAGCAGAAAAAATAGACAACGAAACAGTTATAAAATATTTAGACAGATACTTAATTTATTACATACAAACGGCTGCTCCGTTAATGAGAACTGCTGCTTGGTTAGATAAATTAGAAGGCGGAATAGAGCAATTGAAAAAAGTGGTTGTAGAAGACAGTTTAAATATTGTTGAAGATCTAGAAAAAGAAATGCAATTCTTAGTAGATGCTTACGAATGTGAGTGGAAACAAGCAATTGAAAACGAAGAAACAGAAAAACGTTTTCAGCATTTTGTAAATTCAGAAGATAGAGATGATAACTTGGTATTTGTGCCTCTACGTGATCAGAAAATGCCAGAACTTTGGAAAAATTAA
- a CDS encoding HupE/UreJ family protein gives MDDFLLYFKMGLNHVLDLAAYDHILFLIVLAVVFSFHQWKKVLWLVTLFTIGHSITLALSAYGILKVKMDLIEFAIPVTIFITGLVNVLTAKKASSGKQSINLLFAVLFGFIHGLGFSNYFKMMVGKEESKLLPLLEFALGIEAAQIIIVLGILIIGALLQNFIRVTRRDWILVCSSIVIGFAIQMMLDRVFW, from the coding sequence ATGGACGATTTTTTACTGTATTTTAAAATGGGTTTAAACCATGTGTTAGACTTAGCTGCGTACGATCATATTTTATTTTTAATTGTTTTGGCTGTAGTTTTTAGCTTTCACCAATGGAAAAAAGTTTTATGGTTGGTTACTTTATTTACTATCGGACATTCTATTACATTGGCTTTATCTGCTTACGGAATTCTAAAAGTAAAAATGGATCTTATTGAGTTTGCGATTCCGGTAACTATTTTTATAACCGGACTGGTAAATGTGCTTACAGCTAAAAAGGCATCTTCTGGTAAACAAAGCATCAACTTATTGTTTGCTGTTCTTTTTGGTTTTATTCATGGATTGGGTTTTTCTAATTACTTTAAAATGATGGTTGGCAAAGAAGAAAGTAAATTGTTACCACTTTTAGAATTTGCTTTAGGTATAGAAGCGGCTCAGATTATTATTGTTTTAGGTATTTTAATTATTGGTGCATTACTTCAGAATTTTATTAGAGTTACCAGAAGAGATTGGATTTTAGTTTGCTCATCTATTGTTATTGGTTTTGCCATACAAATGATGCTAGATAGAGTGTTTTGGTAA
- a CDS encoding dCMP deaminase family protein produces the protein MTEKKQLKYDRAYLKMAREWGKLSHCKRKQVGALIVKGRMIISDGFNGTPTGFDNSCEDCNGVTKWEVLHAEANAILKVASSTQSAEGATLYITLSPCTQCSKLIHQAGIKRVVYAESYKDTSGINFLEKAGVEIMHLPYEE, from the coding sequence ATGACTGAAAAGAAACAATTAAAATACGATAGGGCTTATTTAAAAATGGCTCGCGAATGGGGGAAACTCTCTCATTGCAAACGTAAACAAGTAGGTGCGTTAATTGTAAAAGGCAGAATGATTATTTCTGATGGCTTTAACGGAACACCAACTGGTTTTGATAATTCTTGCGAAGATTGTAATGGAGTTACAAAGTGGGAAGTTTTACACGCAGAGGCAAACGCGATCTTAAAAGTGGCGTCTTCTACCCAATCTGCAGAGGGTGCAACCTTATATATTACCTTATCTCCGTGTACTCAGTGCAGCAAATTAATTCACCAAGCAGGAATAAAACGTGTTGTGTATGCAGAATCATACAAGGATACTTCTGGTATCAATTTTCTAGAAAAAGCAGGCGTAGAAATTATGCATTTACCTTATGAAGAATAG
- a CDS encoding S41 family peptidase: MKNRNNLPIYLSLAVIIGLLIGLSLNGSGSNMLSLNKNSSQELKIRKLINFIEKDYVDTVNTESLLDGAITQMLGKLDPHSVYIPKEKLQAVTENMQGNFVGIGVQFRMIEDSITVIQPIKGGPSIKAGIKAGDRILMANADTLYGKKMYTDKVPGYLKGKPDTKVALKIYRKSIDSTFTVSVTRGNVNIKSVDLAYMINDSVGYIKLDRFARNTYSEFKPALNTLINEGMTDLILDIRGNGGGFIDIANSIIDEFLEDDKLIVFTKNNKNEIDESFATAKGDFEKGGLYVLIDENSASASEILAGALQDNDKGTIIGRRSFGKGLVQIEMDLGDGSAVRLTTARYYTPTGRSIQKPYDHEGNKNYYTDYQKRISSGELLSKDSIKVVDSLKYTTPKGKVVYGGGGIIPDVFVPIDTTSYMNGFYFNTINDFAFDYVDNNRKKLQKWTIANYITDFDTDETVFNSYLSEIKDRPKPSFNTSQNLKKYLKAAIANTLFGDVGFYRIMHQDDKMIQKVLELESEK, encoded by the coding sequence ATGAAGAATAGAAACAACCTCCCTATATATTTATCTTTAGCAGTTATTATTGGTTTACTAATTGGACTTTCGCTTAACGGAAGTGGTAGCAATATGTTGTCTTTAAATAAAAATTCGTCTCAAGAACTAAAAATAAGAAAACTTATTAATTTTATTGAAAAAGACTACGTAGATACTGTAAATACAGAAAGTCTTTTAGACGGAGCTATTACGCAAATGTTGGGTAAACTAGATCCGCATTCTGTGTATATTCCTAAAGAAAAACTGCAAGCTGTTACAGAAAATATGCAAGGTAATTTTGTGGGAATTGGCGTTCAGTTTAGAATGATTGAAGATTCAATTACCGTTATTCAACCTATAAAAGGTGGCCCAAGTATAAAAGCAGGAATTAAGGCAGGAGACCGAATTTTAATGGCAAATGCAGATACTTTGTATGGTAAAAAAATGTACACAGATAAAGTACCTGGTTATTTAAAAGGGAAACCAGACACTAAAGTTGCTCTTAAAATTTATAGAAAAAGTATCGATTCTACCTTTACCGTTTCTGTGACTCGTGGAAATGTAAATATTAAAAGTGTTGATTTAGCGTATATGATTAACGATTCTGTTGGTTATATTAAACTAGATCGTTTTGCAAGAAATACCTACAGTGAATTTAAACCTGCGTTAAACACCTTAATTAATGAGGGAATGACCGATTTAATTCTGGATATTAGAGGCAATGGTGGCGGTTTTATAGACATTGCAAATAGTATTATTGATGAATTTTTAGAAGATGATAAACTAATTGTTTTTACTAAAAACAATAAAAACGAAATTGATGAATCTTTTGCAACCGCTAAAGGTGATTTTGAAAAAGGTGGTTTGTATGTTTTAATTGATGAAAACTCTGCTTCTGCATCAGAAATTTTAGCTGGTGCTTTACAAGATAATGACAAAGGAACCATTATTGGTCGTCGTTCTTTTGGAAAAGGTTTGGTACAAATAGAAATGGATTTAGGCGATGGTTCTGCAGTGCGTTTAACAACGGCTCGTTATTATACGCCAACGGGGAGATCTATTCAAAAACCTTATGACCACGAAGGAAACAAGAACTATTATACCGATTACCAAAAGAGAATTTCTAGTGGAGAGCTGTTAAGTAAAGACAGTATAAAGGTAGTAGATTCTTTAAAATATACAACCCCAAAAGGAAAGGTTGTTTATGGTGGTGGAGGTATTATTCCGGATGTTTTTGTGCCAATAGACACCACTTCTTATATGAATGGTTTCTATTTTAATACTATTAATGATTTTGCTTTTGATTATGTTGATAACAATAGAAAAAAGCTACAAAAATGGACAATAGCTAATTATATTACAGATTTTGATACTGATGAAACTGTTTTTAACAGCTACTTATCTGAGATTAAAGATAGACCTAAACCTTCTTTTAATACTAGTCAAAATTTAAAAAAATATTTAAAAGCAGCTATTGCAAATACGCTTTTTGGTGATGTTGGTTTTTACAGAATTATGCATCAGGATGATAAAATGATTCAGAAGGTTTTAGAATTGGAAAGTGAGAAATAG
- a CDS encoding S9 family peptidase — protein MNRIKNIVVQGKHSKPIVTDVFYKENHQPKKVVIFCHGYKGFKDWGAWNLMADAFAEAGFFLIKFNFSHNGGTAENPIDFPDLEAFGNNNYTKELDDLESVIDWISSEEKFKNEVAVNDISIIGHSRGGGIVLLKANEDARVKKVISLAAVCDFGSRSSTIGDLENWKKTGVKYVLNGRTKQNMPHFYQFYLDFKENETRLNIQKAVAKLKIPQLIIHGDKDTSVPIDEGKNIHSWNAESQFEIIKNADHVFNVSHPWKKENMSKELEEVTELCIYFLKN, from the coding sequence ATGAATAGAATTAAAAATATAGTTGTTCAAGGAAAACACAGCAAACCCATAGTAACAGATGTTTTTTACAAAGAGAATCATCAACCAAAAAAAGTAGTTATTTTTTGTCATGGTTACAAAGGTTTTAAAGATTGGGGCGCTTGGAATTTAATGGCAGACGCTTTTGCAGAAGCAGGTTTTTTCCTTATAAAATTCAACTTTTCTCATAACGGAGGTACCGCTGAAAACCCAATTGATTTTCCAGATTTAGAAGCGTTTGGGAATAATAATTATACCAAAGAATTAGACGATTTAGAAAGTGTTATCGATTGGATTTCATCTGAAGAAAAATTTAAAAATGAAGTAGCTGTTAATGATATTTCAATAATAGGACATAGTAGAGGTGGCGGAATTGTATTGCTAAAAGCAAATGAAGATGCAAGAGTGAAAAAAGTAATTTCCTTAGCTGCAGTGTGCGATTTTGGTTCTAGAAGCTCAACAATTGGCGATTTAGAAAACTGGAAGAAAACAGGTGTTAAATACGTTTTAAATGGAAGAACAAAACAAAATATGCCACATTTCTATCAGTTTTATTTAGATTTTAAAGAAAATGAAACACGTTTAAATATTCAGAAAGCGGTAGCAAAATTAAAAATTCCACAGTTAATAATTCACGGAGATAAAGATACTTCTGTCCCTATTGATGAAGGTAAAAATATACATTCTTGGAATGCTGAAAGTCAATTTGAAATCATTAAAAATGCAGATCATGTTTTTAATGTTTCTCATCCTTGGAAAAAGGAAAACATGTCTAAAGAATTAGAGGAGGTAACTGAGCTTTGTATCTATTTTTTAAAGAATTAG
- a CDS encoding LysE family transporter, whose protein sequence is MISLFFFGFVFSFLGYTLPSVLNMTALKISLEANKREFTKFILGVSMVVFMQVYFSIYIIEYVSKNPTFLEILEKTGVVVLVFLSVYFFKQNNKEKKQLEIKHKNTFFTGVILSLLNMFAIPFFCGSTAFLITFNSFSFDLVSILLFVFGSVLGTYLILYLYGRFAKLIQQKTGNLTNNINLLLSFITGGFALVTFLKFVI, encoded by the coding sequence ATGATTTCTCTTTTTTTCTTTGGTTTTGTTTTTTCCTTTTTAGGATATACGCTACCAAGTGTCTTAAATATGACTGCCTTAAAAATTAGTTTAGAAGCTAATAAAAGAGAGTTTACCAAGTTTATATTAGGTGTTTCTATGGTTGTTTTTATGCAAGTATATTTTTCTATTTATATTATAGAATACGTTTCTAAAAACCCAACATTTTTAGAAATATTAGAAAAAACAGGCGTTGTAGTTCTTGTTTTTTTATCTGTTTACTTTTTTAAACAAAACAATAAAGAAAAGAAACAACTAGAAATTAAACACAAGAATACTTTTTTTACAGGCGTTATCTTATCATTATTAAATATGTTTGCAATTCCTTTTTTCTGCGGGTCAACAGCTTTTTTAATTACATTTAATAGCTTTAGTTTTGATCTGGTTTCAATACTACTTTTTGTGTTTGGTTCTGTACTTGGTACGTATCTTATATTGTATTTATACGGACGTTTCGCAAAATTGATTCAACAAAAAACTGGAAATTTAACCAACAATATAAATTTACTACTTAGTTTTATTACAGGTGGTTTTGCATTGGTAACATTTCTTAAATTTGTAATATAA
- a CDS encoding LysE family transporter, whose translation MNIFLLFFFGFIFSFVGSITPSMLNMTALKISLEKGKQAANKYAFGVSLIIIPQVIIAVILIKYIAQNPTILETLEKVGIVVFIALSYYFYKESKKGKIKIDAVKTKNRNPLLTGIALSILNMFGIPFFSGTIITLDVFKLFSFDAVSVFFFTLGSVLGTFYILFLYGKFAKIIQQKTGELTKDINLILSILTGLVAVFSLIKQLF comes from the coding sequence TTGAATATCTTTTTACTTTTTTTCTTCGGATTTATTTTCTCTTTTGTAGGCTCTATAACACCAAGTATGTTAAATATGACGGCGTTAAAAATTAGCTTAGAAAAAGGAAAACAAGCTGCAAACAAATACGCATTCGGAGTTTCTTTAATTATCATTCCTCAAGTGATAATAGCCGTTATTTTAATCAAATACATTGCACAAAACCCAACCATCTTAGAAACCTTAGAAAAAGTAGGAATCGTTGTTTTTATAGCTTTATCTTATTATTTTTATAAAGAATCTAAAAAAGGAAAAATAAAGATTGATGCAGTAAAAACTAAAAATAGAAACCCATTGCTAACAGGTATTGCACTATCTATTTTAAACATGTTTGGCATTCCTTTTTTTAGTGGAACAATTATTACGTTAGATGTTTTTAAGCTCTTTAGTTTTGATGCTGTTTCTGTATTTTTTTTCACCTTAGGATCTGTGTTAGGAACATTCTATATTCTATTTTTATATGGGAAATTTGCAAAAATAATTCAACAGAAAACAGGGGAACTCACAAAAGACATCAATTTAATCTTGTCTATTCTAACAGGTTTGGTCGCTGTTTTTTCTCTTATAAAACAGTTGTTTTAA
- a CDS encoding LysE family translocator has translation MSFLIFIFLGFTVAVVGSITPSFLNLTVVKFSLRNGKKAAFYLIGGYATVLFFQANIGAYLSSILMENSEYITLLQKVGTGILLLLSINFFRLYFTSKEKNVKEEIPKSKAYLHGIGMSLLNTIAIPFYFTTISVLIGLEYFEYSYVNGFYFSIGSTIGSFTLYSLYAIVAKKIEHKLTFIASKMDLILGCLTGVVAVGNFVFLLYK, from the coding sequence ATGAGCTTTCTAATTTTTATTTTCTTAGGTTTTACTGTTGCTGTTGTAGGTAGTATAACACCCAGTTTTTTAAATTTAACAGTCGTTAAATTCAGTTTAAGAAATGGCAAAAAAGCAGCATTTTATCTTATTGGTGGTTACGCTACCGTTTTATTTTTTCAAGCCAATATAGGTGCCTATTTATCGAGTATATTAATGGAAAACTCAGAGTACATAACCTTATTACAAAAGGTAGGTACAGGTATTCTCTTGTTATTATCTATTAATTTTTTTAGACTGTATTTTACATCAAAAGAAAAGAACGTAAAAGAAGAAATACCTAAATCTAAAGCTTACTTACATGGTATTGGTATGTCTCTTTTAAACACTATTGCAATTCCATTTTATTTTACAACTATTTCTGTTTTAATAGGATTAGAATATTTTGAATATTCTTACGTAAATGGATTTTATTTTTCAATTGGTTCTACAATTGGTTCTTTTACATTATATTCATTGTATGCAATTGTTGCCAAAAAAATTGAACATAAACTAACTTTTATTGCTTCTAAAATGGATTTAATTTTAGGGTGTTTAACAGGTGTCGTTGCTGTAGGAAACTTCGTTTTTCTACTCTATAAATAA
- the gdhA gene encoding NADP-specific glutamate dehydrogenase, protein METQIEDFMQLVEKRNSHEPEFLQAVKEVAETLIPFIIENKKYYGKNILLRMVEPERLISFRVTWIDDKGEIRVNRGYRVQMNSAIGPYKGGLRFHPSVNASILKFLAFEQVFKNSLTTLPMGGGKGGADFDPKGKSDREIMSFCQNFMSELQKHIGPNTDVPAGDIGVGGREIGYLFGMYKKLRTEFTGVLTGKGIEYGGSLIRPEATGYGTVYFAASMLKRKNESFKGKNVVISGSGNVAQYAAEKAIEFGAKVLTLSDSGGYIYDEDGIDAEKLNHIMYLKNEKRGRISEYLEEYPKAKYFKGERPWSVKCDIALPCATQNELNGEEAKTLINNGCICVTEGANMPSTPEAVHEYQKAKILFAPGKASNAGGVATSGLEMSQNSLRLNWSSEKVDEKLKEIMQKIHDSCVEYGENEDGSIDYIKGANIAGFVKIANAMLAQGVV, encoded by the coding sequence ATAGAGACCCAAATAGAAGATTTTATGCAGTTGGTTGAAAAAAGAAACAGCCATGAACCTGAGTTTTTACAAGCAGTTAAAGAAGTTGCCGAAACTTTAATTCCTTTTATTATTGAAAATAAAAAGTATTACGGCAAAAATATTTTATTAAGAATGGTAGAACCTGAAAGATTAATTTCTTTTAGAGTTACATGGATAGATGATAAAGGAGAAATAAGAGTTAATAGAGGCTATAGAGTACAAATGAATTCTGCAATTGGCCCCTACAAAGGTGGTTTAAGATTTCATCCATCTGTAAATGCTAGTATTTTAAAGTTTTTGGCTTTTGAGCAAGTATTTAAAAACTCTTTAACAACATTACCAATGGGTGGTGGTAAAGGAGGTGCAGATTTTGATCCGAAAGGAAAATCTGATCGTGAGATTATGAGTTTTTGCCAAAACTTTATGAGTGAATTGCAAAAACATATTGGACCAAATACAGATGTGCCTGCCGGAGATATTGGCGTTGGAGGAAGAGAAATTGGCTATTTGTTTGGAATGTATAAAAAATTGAGAACAGAATTTACAGGCGTTTTAACAGGAAAAGGAATAGAATATGGTGGCTCATTAATAAGACCAGAAGCTACAGGTTACGGTACTGTATATTTTGCAGCATCTATGCTAAAACGTAAAAACGAATCTTTTAAAGGAAAAAATGTAGTGATTTCTGGATCAGGAAATGTTGCACAATATGCAGCTGAAAAAGCTATTGAATTTGGAGCAAAAGTATTAACGCTTTCAGATTCTGGAGGATATATTTACGATGAAGATGGTATTGATGCAGAAAAATTAAACCACATTATGTATCTTAAAAATGAAAAACGTGGCAGAATTAGCGAATATTTAGAAGAATACCCAAAAGCAAAATATTTTAAAGGAGAAAGACCTTGGTCTGTTAAATGTGATATTGCATTGCCATGTGCTACTCAAAACGAGTTAAATGGTGAAGAAGCAAAAACATTAATTAACAACGGTTGTATCTGTGTAACTGAAGGTGCAAATATGCCTTCTACACCAGAGGCTGTTCATGAATATCAAAAAGCAAAAATATTATTTGCTCCAGGTAAAGCATCTAATGCTGGTGGTGTTGCAACTTCTGGTTTAGAAATGAGTCAGAATTCATTAAGGTTAAACTGGTCTAGTGAAAAAGTAGATGAAAAGTTAAAAGAAATTATGCAAAAAATACATGATTCTTGTGTAGAATATGGTGAAAATGAAGATGGATCTATAGATTATATAAAAGGAGCAAATATTGCAGGTTTTGTAAAGATTGCAAATGCAATGTTAGCGCAAGGTGTAGTATAG